One part of the Nostoc sp. PCC 7120 = FACHB-418 genome encodes these proteins:
- a CDS encoding cation:proton antiporter subunit C: MLEASVFATILCGFFGIILKKSLVMKIISMDVMSTGVIAYYVLIASREGLFTPILASEQKGTYADPVPQAVILTAIVIGFSIQALMLVGVMKLARDNPTLESNEIEKNNTP, encoded by the coding sequence GTGTTAGAAGCAAGCGTATTCGCCACAATCTTATGTGGATTTTTCGGCATTATCCTCAAAAAAAGCCTTGTCATGAAGATCATCTCAATGGATGTCATGAGTACAGGGGTGATCGCCTATTACGTATTGATAGCCTCCAGAGAAGGTTTGTTCACACCAATTTTAGCAAGTGAACAAAAGGGGACTTACGCCGATCCGGTTCCCCAGGCGGTTATATTGACGGCGATCGTTATCGGTTTTTCGATTCAAGCCTTAATGCTGGTTGGTGTCATGAAGTTGGCACGGGATAATCCCACATTGGAAAGCAACGAAATCGAGAAGAACAATACCCCATGA
- the crtB gene encoding 15-cis-phytoene synthase CrtB, translated as MLQLPDSPPRMKTLVSVDESYKLCRHLTAKYAKTFYLGTLLMSPAKRQAIWAIYAWCRRTDELVDGPASAITTPETLDLWEQHLEAMFAGHPKENYDVALVDTIQRFNLDIQPFRDMIAGQRMDLHRSRYETFEELYLYCYRVAGTVGLMSTAVMEVDNTTNTAPWHQSKPLYIPTQEAIALGIANQLTNILRDVGEDARRGRIYIPLEDLARFNYTEQDFCNGVVDERWRSLMRFQIERARQFYAEAEKGITHLAPDARWPVWAASMLYGQILDVIERNDYDVFSQRAYVPQWKKLRTLPIAWMRSQVL; from the coding sequence ATGCTGCAACTGCCTGATTCCCCCCCGCGCATGAAAACGCTGGTCTCTGTAGACGAGTCATATAAACTTTGTCGGCATCTCACAGCCAAGTATGCCAAAACTTTTTACTTGGGTACATTGCTGATGAGTCCGGCAAAGCGCCAAGCCATCTGGGCAATTTACGCCTGGTGTCGCCGTACAGATGAATTAGTGGACGGGCCCGCATCCGCCATTACTACGCCAGAAACCCTAGACCTATGGGAGCAGCATCTGGAAGCGATGTTTGCGGGACACCCCAAAGAAAATTACGACGTAGCCTTGGTGGACACAATCCAACGCTTTAATCTAGACATTCAGCCCTTTCGGGACATGATTGCCGGACAGCGCATGGACTTACATCGTAGTCGCTACGAAACCTTTGAGGAATTATACCTATACTGTTACCGCGTCGCTGGGACTGTAGGGTTAATGTCAACAGCCGTGATGGAGGTAGACAATACCACCAACACAGCACCTTGGCATCAAAGCAAGCCACTATATATTCCCACACAAGAAGCGATCGCCTTAGGTATTGCCAATCAACTTACCAATATTCTGCGGGATGTTGGTGAAGATGCCAGACGAGGACGAATTTACATTCCTCTGGAAGATTTAGCACGATTTAACTACACCGAGCAAGACTTCTGCAACGGCGTTGTAGATGAGCGCTGGCGCTCCCTCATGCGCTTTCAAATAGAGAGAGCGCGGCAATTCTACGCTGAAGCAGAAAAGGGCATTACTCACCTGGCCCCCGATGCCCGTTGGCCAGTGTGGGCAGCTTCTATGTTATACGGTCAAATTTTAGATGTGATTGAACGCAACGATTATGATGTCTTCAGTCAACGCGCTTACGTCCCCCAATGGAAAAAGTTACGCACCCTACCCATAGCTTGGATGCGATCGCAAGTGTTATAA
- a CDS encoding monovalent cation/H(+) antiporter subunit G produces MIDVLSYTCIFIGIIFWFWGTSFLLGKRSLLFKLHTLSVSDTLGSIGIVFGLLLQRPKEWPLLILGIICLAMWNTMLGYVLAYCSSNGGKDD; encoded by the coding sequence ATGATAGATGTCTTAAGTTATACCTGCATATTTATAGGCATTATCTTCTGGTTTTGGGGAACATCTTTCCTATTGGGTAAGCGATCGCTATTATTCAAGCTGCATACCCTCTCAGTATCGGATACCCTTGGCTCAATTGGTATTGTCTTTGGGTTGCTCTTGCAAAGACCCAAAGAATGGCCGTTGCTCATTCTAGGTATCATTTGCTTGGCGATGTGGAACACAATGTTGGGGTATGTATTAGCATACTGTTCTAGTAATGGGGGTAAAGATGACTAA
- a CDS encoding DUF4040 domain-containing protein, with the protein MTKYDLFIYIITALLPLSACLLIVQVNPYHALVIRGILGAVAALAYTLLGAADVALTEALVGTMLAITLYAIAVRSSLVMRLGIIEDPVSEAESSFGQLMDELRKIFGKRYMRLELVPYPNNQALERALIDKEVHATCSRLEHDNGSEDLSYQTAIRVKRIYEIMQSELASPAAVLTYVNTPELGEEHK; encoded by the coding sequence ATGACTAAATACGATCTCTTCATCTACATCATTACCGCTTTACTACCGTTGTCTGCTTGTCTACTAATAGTACAAGTTAACCCATACCATGCCTTGGTAATTAGGGGCATCCTGGGAGCAGTGGCGGCCTTAGCCTATACGCTTTTGGGTGCGGCAGATGTGGCTTTGACAGAAGCATTAGTGGGTACGATGTTGGCCATAACTTTGTATGCGATCGCTGTTCGTTCATCCTTAGTTATGCGTCTTGGTATCATCGAAGACCCAGTAAGTGAGGCTGAAAGTAGTTTTGGGCAACTAATGGATGAGTTACGCAAAATTTTTGGCAAACGCTATATGCGTCTAGAACTAGTTCCCTACCCCAATAACCAAGCTTTGGAACGGGCGCTCATAGACAAAGAAGTTCATGCAACCTGTAGCAGATTGGAACATGACAACGGGTCTGAAGACCTCTCTTACCAGACTGCCATTAGGGTGAAACGCATCTATGAAATCATGCAAAGCGAACTTGCATCACCAGCAGCAGTCCTCACCTACGTAAATACACCAGAGTTAGGGGAGGAGCATAAATGA
- a CDS encoding site-2 protease family protein, with amino-acid sequence MNGTIRAGNLFGIPFYIHPSWFLVLGLVTWSYSGGLLAEFPQLSGRLAVVLGLATALLLFASVVAHELGHSFVAIRQGINVNSITLFIFGGLASLEKESKTPAGAFWVAIAGPLVSLLLCGTVTTIGVTTAVTGPLAAILGVLASVNLALALFNLIPGLPLDGGNILKAIVWKVTGNPYKGVTFASRVGQIFGWVAIASGIFPILYFGSFANVWNLLIGFFLLQNAGNAAQFARVQEKLTGLTAADAVTTDSPIVSAHLSLREFADDQIIQGQNWRRFLVTNNAGQLVGAIALDDLRNIPTISWTETQIQQVMRPIQSTTIKSSQPLLEVVQLLEQQKLSALPVILDNGVLLGILEKAAIIQLLQNGTQPNPA; translated from the coding sequence ATGAATGGCACAATCCGCGCCGGCAATCTCTTCGGCATTCCTTTTTATATCCATCCGTCGTGGTTTTTAGTTCTAGGCTTAGTTACCTGGAGTTATAGCGGTGGACTCTTAGCAGAATTTCCCCAACTTTCTGGGAGGCTGGCTGTGGTGCTGGGATTGGCGACGGCGTTGTTGTTGTTTGCGTCTGTCGTCGCCCATGAATTAGGACATAGCTTTGTTGCTATCCGTCAAGGAATTAACGTTAATTCCATCACACTATTTATCTTTGGTGGCTTGGCTAGCTTAGAAAAAGAGTCCAAAACACCAGCCGGAGCCTTCTGGGTAGCGATCGCCGGGCCTTTGGTCAGTTTATTATTATGTGGTACCGTCACAACAATTGGCGTGACTACGGCAGTCACAGGGCCATTGGCGGCGATTCTGGGAGTTCTGGCTTCTGTGAACTTAGCATTGGCATTGTTTAACCTGATTCCTGGCTTACCTTTGGATGGCGGAAACATCCTCAAAGCCATTGTTTGGAAGGTGACAGGTAATCCATATAAAGGTGTCACTTTTGCTAGTCGCGTAGGACAAATATTTGGTTGGGTGGCGATCGCTTCTGGTATCTTCCCCATACTATATTTTGGTAGCTTCGCCAACGTGTGGAATTTGTTAATCGGCTTCTTTTTACTACAAAACGCTGGTAACGCAGCCCAATTTGCCAGAGTGCAAGAAAAACTCACAGGCTTAACAGCAGCCGACGCTGTAACGACAGATAGCCCTATTGTTTCTGCCCATCTTAGCTTGAGAGAATTTGCTGATGATCAGATCATTCAAGGACAGAACTGGCGACGGTTTTTAGTTACCAACAACGCAGGACAATTAGTAGGTGCGATCGCTCTTGATGATTTGCGAAACATCCCCACCATATCCTGGACAGAAACTCAAATTCAACAAGTGATGCGGCCGATTCAATCTACCACCATCAAATCTAGTCAACCATTGTTAGAAGTAGTGCAATTACTAGAGCAACAAAAATTGTCTGCCCTCCCCGTAATTCTTGACAATGGCGTACTACTAGGCATTTTAGAAAAAGCCGCTATCATCCAGCTATTGCAAAACGGAACCCAACCTAACCCTGCATAA
- a CDS encoding ABC transporter substrate-binding protein, translating into MQRISAALSLGLATFTAGFLLAACETSNTTPNGAANNGATSTPATDTTATSGGSGLKIGSLLPATGDLASIGQQMAAAVPLVVETVNACGGVNGQPVSLVAVDDQTDPKAGAAGMTKLATVDKVAGVVGSFASSVSTAAVSIAAQNKVLLISPGSTSPVFTEKAQKGDFNGFWARTVPPDSYQGPALAELANKKGFKRVSTIVINNDYGVGFEKAFVQAFEKLGGTVVNKNNPVRYDPKATTFETEAAAAFAGKPDAVLGVFYVETGSLLLKSAYQQGVAQGVQIMLTDGMKSDEFPAQVGKTADGKFIASGIIGTVPGSDGKGLEALTKLWQSKKGSAPGEFAPQAWDATALLVLAAQAAKENTGVGIAGKIRDVSSAPGVEVTDVCEGLKLLQEGKDINYQGASGNVDIDANGDVIGVYDVWTVGDDGKIKTIDKVTPK; encoded by the coding sequence ATGCAAAGAATTAGTGCTGCCCTCAGTTTAGGTTTAGCTACCTTCACCGCAGGTTTTCTTTTAGCAGCTTGTGAAACAAGTAATACCACACCTAATGGCGCAGCTAACAATGGCGCAACTAGTACCCCAGCCACAGACACCACTGCGACCAGTGGTGGGTCAGGGCTAAAAATTGGTTCTCTCCTGCCAGCAACAGGCGATTTAGCATCTATTGGACAACAAATGGCTGCGGCTGTTCCCTTAGTAGTAGAAACAGTCAACGCTTGCGGCGGTGTGAATGGTCAACCTGTTAGCCTAGTGGCTGTAGACGACCAAACAGACCCGAAAGCAGGCGCGGCTGGTATGACTAAACTAGCAACTGTAGATAAGGTTGCGGGTGTAGTCGGCTCTTTTGCTAGCAGCGTTTCCACAGCTGCCGTCTCCATTGCGGCCCAAAATAAAGTCTTACTAATTTCCCCTGGTAGTACCAGTCCCGTATTTACCGAAAAAGCGCAGAAAGGCGACTTTAATGGCTTTTGGGCGCGGACAGTTCCCCCTGATAGCTATCAAGGCCCAGCCTTAGCCGAACTTGCCAACAAGAAAGGCTTTAAGCGAGTTTCCACCATTGTGATTAACAATGACTATGGAGTGGGTTTTGAAAAAGCATTTGTCCAAGCTTTTGAAAAACTCGGTGGGACTGTAGTTAACAAAAATAATCCTGTACGCTACGACCCCAAAGCAACCACCTTTGAAACCGAAGCGGCGGCGGCCTTTGCTGGTAAGCCAGATGCAGTTCTTGGTGTTTTTTACGTAGAAACAGGTAGCTTACTACTAAAATCAGCCTATCAGCAAGGTGTGGCTCAAGGTGTACAAATCATGCTGACAGATGGCATGAAATCCGATGAGTTTCCGGCGCAAGTCGGTAAAACTGCTGATGGTAAATTTATCGCCTCTGGCATCATTGGCACAGTTCCTGGTTCCGATGGTAAAGGATTAGAAGCCTTAACAAAGCTTTGGCAATCGAAAAAAGGCAGTGCGCCAGGAGAATTCGCACCCCAAGCATGGGACGCGACAGCCTTGTTAGTGTTGGCAGCCCAAGCCGCCAAGGAAAATACTGGTGTGGGTATTGCTGGTAAAATCCGTGATGTATCTAGTGCGCCTGGTGTAGAAGTTACTGATGTTTGTGAAGGGCTAAAGTTACTCCAGGAGGGCAAAGATATCAACTATCAAGGAGCTAGTGGTAACGTTGATATTGATGCAAATGGTGATGTCATCGGTGTCTATGATGTGTGGACAGTAGGCGACGATGGCAAGATTAAGACTATTGACAAAGTGACTCCTAAGTAG
- a CDS encoding cation:proton antiporter — protein MTTITLTWITLPFLLGFIIYLVPKLDKYLALGAALASAGYAAQLFVAQSPLELRLLDNFGVTLTLDELTGYFILTNALVTIAVILYCWQSDKTAFFYVQTMMLHGSVNAAFACTDFISLYVALEVSGIAAFLLIAYPRTDRSIWVGLRYLFISNVAMLFYLVGAVLAYQTNHSFAFSSLRGAPPEALALIFLGLLVKGGVFVSGLWLPLTHSESDTPVSALLSGVVVKTGVYPLVRCALILDEVDPVIRILGAGTALLGVSYAIFEKDTKRMLAWSTISQLGWIMSAPEVAGFYALTHGLVKSVLFLIAGSLPSRNFKELKNKPINTSVWIALVIGSLSISGFPLFSGFGAKLLTMKNLLPWQVIVMNVAALGTAITFAKFIFLPHGGKREVKQGLWPGVILLISALIVANIVYYDAYTVDNIIKALAIIGIGWLVYLFIVQRLTIKLPRVLEQFEHLVGFMSLMLVLLFWMVLA, from the coding sequence ATGACTACTATTACCCTCACCTGGATTACACTACCGTTTTTACTAGGGTTCATCATTTATCTTGTTCCCAAACTTGACAAATACCTCGCTCTGGGTGCGGCTCTTGCCTCGGCCGGATACGCAGCCCAGTTATTTGTGGCTCAGTCACCCCTAGAACTGAGATTACTGGATAACTTCGGTGTCACCCTCACACTGGACGAATTAACGGGCTACTTTATCCTCACAAACGCCCTGGTAACGATCGCCGTTATCCTCTACTGTTGGCAAAGTGATAAGACGGCTTTTTTTTACGTCCAAACCATGATGTTACATGGTAGCGTTAATGCCGCTTTTGCCTGCACGGATTTTATCAGTTTATACGTAGCGCTAGAGGTAAGTGGGATTGCGGCGTTTCTCTTGATTGCCTATCCTCGAACGGACAGATCAATTTGGGTAGGCTTGCGCTATCTGTTTATCAGCAACGTAGCCATGTTGTTTTATTTGGTAGGTGCGGTGCTGGCCTATCAAACCAATCACTCGTTTGCTTTTTCTTCCTTACGCGGCGCACCACCGGAAGCGCTAGCCCTGATATTTTTAGGGCTACTGGTAAAAGGTGGGGTATTTGTATCAGGATTGTGGCTACCCTTAACCCACTCCGAATCAGACACGCCAGTTTCCGCATTGCTTTCGGGGGTTGTAGTCAAAACTGGCGTCTATCCCCTGGTACGTTGTGCGCTGATTTTAGACGAGGTTGACCCCGTAATTAGAATCTTGGGAGCAGGAACAGCTCTTCTGGGAGTAAGCTATGCAATCTTTGAGAAAGATACCAAGCGTATGCTGGCATGGAGTACGATTTCGCAATTAGGCTGGATTATGTCCGCGCCAGAGGTTGCTGGTTTTTACGCACTAACACACGGCTTAGTAAAATCAGTGCTGTTCTTAATAGCAGGCTCCTTACCAAGCCGAAACTTTAAGGAGTTAAAAAATAAGCCCATAAATACCTCTGTCTGGATTGCTTTAGTTATAGGCAGCTTATCCATATCCGGCTTTCCATTGTTTTCCGGCTTTGGGGCAAAGTTGTTGACAATGAAGAATCTGTTACCTTGGCAAGTTATCGTTATGAACGTTGCGGCTTTGGGAACAGCTATAACGTTTGCCAAGTTCATATTTTTGCCACATGGGGGAAAACGTGAGGTAAAACAAGGTTTATGGCCTGGAGTGATACTCCTGATCAGTGCGTTGATCGTCGCTAATATCGTTTATTATGACGCTTATACAGTTGACAACATCATCAAAGCACTAGCAATTATCGGCATTGGCTGGCTAGTGTATTTGTTTATTGTTCAAAGATTGACTATTAAACTCCCCCGTGTACTAGAACAATTTGAGCATCTTGTCGGTTTCATGAGTCTGATGTTAGTTCTACTCTTCTGGATGGTATTAGCATGA
- a CDS encoding Na+/H+ antiporter subunit E — protein sequence MTGYLNVLLRLAIWFLLTANLSVANIIIGVSIALLLPHNDKTQEKLKDWLRALWQSIMAFPIAYKEALEIILTPHDEEVIVMERVPARRTPGLIFLDIFIITFTPKTIVVKYHEDGWYEVHRIQRRKKP from the coding sequence ATGACCGGATATCTAAATGTTTTATTGCGATTGGCTATCTGGTTCCTGCTCACTGCCAATCTGAGTGTGGCAAATATCATCATCGGTGTGAGTATTGCGCTCTTATTGCCACATAACGACAAAACCCAGGAAAAATTGAAGGATTGGTTACGGGCTTTGTGGCAAAGCATCATGGCATTTCCCATTGCCTATAAGGAAGCATTGGAAATCATCCTCACTCCCCATGATGAAGAAGTGATAGTTATGGAACGTGTCCCCGCCAGAAGGACACCCGGACTCATATTCCTGGATATATTCATCATTACCTTTACACCAAAAACCATTGTTGTGAAATACCACGAAGATGGCTGGTATGAAGTACACCGGATTCAACGGAGGAAAAAGCCATGA
- the pds gene encoding 15-cis-phytoene desaturase codes for MRVAIAGAGLAGLSCAKYLTDAGHTPIVLERRDVLGGLVAAWKDSDGDWYETGLHAFFGAYPNMLQLLKELGIEDRLQWKEHTLIFNQPDKPGTLSRFDVPDIPSPFNIIASILRNNDMLTWEQKIRFAIGLLPAIVRGQKYVEEMDKYSFSDWLKRQGVGERVASDVFIAASKALTFINPDEVSSTILLTALNRFLQERYGSKIAFLDGSPTERLCQPIVDYITERGGEVRLNAPLKEILLNPDGTVKGFLLRGLNGEPDEVITADFYVSAMAVDPLKVMLPQPWQQMEFFQKLEGLEGVPVINLHLWFDRKLTDIDHLLFSRSPLLSVYADMSNTCREYANPDRSMLELVLAPAKDWISKSDEEIVSATMVELEKLFPDHFKGDNPAKLLKSHVVKTPRSVYKATPGRQQYRPAQKTPIANFFLSGSYTMQRYLGSMEGAVLSGKLTAQAICESLPEDNTSNLQTLTRPPATNAATA; via the coding sequence ATGCGAGTAGCGATCGCTGGCGCTGGTCTAGCAGGACTTTCCTGCGCGAAATATCTCACGGACGCAGGTCACACTCCCATAGTCTTAGAGCGTCGGGACGTATTGGGTGGCCTTGTGGCGGCGTGGAAAGACTCTGACGGCGACTGGTACGAAACCGGGTTACACGCCTTCTTTGGGGCATATCCCAATATGCTGCAATTACTCAAGGAGTTGGGTATTGAAGACCGACTCCAGTGGAAAGAACATACACTGATTTTTAATCAACCAGATAAACCTGGAACACTCTCACGTTTTGATGTTCCGGATATCCCCTCTCCCTTTAACATCATTGCCTCGATCCTTCGCAACAACGATATGTTGACCTGGGAGCAGAAGATTAGGTTCGCCATTGGACTGCTTCCAGCCATAGTTCGAGGACAGAAGTATGTCGAGGAGATGGACAAGTACAGCTTCTCAGATTGGTTGAAAAGGCAAGGTGTGGGTGAGCGGGTAGCAAGTGACGTGTTCATTGCTGCATCTAAGGCCTTAACCTTTATTAATCCTGATGAAGTTTCCTCCACAATTTTATTAACAGCCCTAAATCGCTTTCTGCAAGAGCGATATGGCTCCAAAATAGCCTTTTTGGATGGTTCTCCCACAGAACGGCTGTGTCAACCCATCGTTGATTACATCACCGAACGGGGTGGAGAAGTCAGGCTCAACGCCCCTCTAAAAGAGATTTTGCTCAATCCGGATGGTACAGTAAAAGGGTTCTTGCTGCGCGGGTTAAATGGAGAGCCAGATGAAGTGATTACGGCAGACTTTTACGTGTCAGCTATGGCAGTTGACCCCTTGAAAGTCATGTTGCCACAGCCTTGGCAGCAAATGGAGTTTTTCCAGAAGCTAGAAGGTTTAGAAGGCGTGCCAGTAATTAACCTCCATCTGTGGTTTGATCGGAAATTAACAGACATTGATCACCTGTTGTTTTCGCGATCGCCCCTCCTCAGCGTTTATGCTGATATGAGCAACACTTGTCGTGAATATGCTAATCCCGACCGCTCAATGCTGGAATTAGTTCTAGCTCCTGCCAAAGATTGGATTAGTAAATCCGACGAGGAAATTGTCTCTGCTACTATGGTCGAGTTGGAAAAACTCTTCCCCGACCACTTTAAAGGAGATAATCCAGCAAAATTGCTGAAATCTCACGTCGTAAAAACGCCGCGTTCAGTTTACAAAGCGACTCCTGGTCGTCAACAGTACCGTCCAGCCCAAAAAACCCCCATTGCCAATTTCTTTTTAAGTGGGAGTTACACCATGCAGCGCTATTTAGGCAGTATGGAAGGGGCCGTACTTTCTGGTAAGCTAACAGCGCAGGCGATTTGTGAATCGCTGCCAGAGGACAACACCTCAAACCTGCAAACGCTAACCCGACCGCCTGCAACGAATGCTGCAACTGCCTGA
- a CDS encoding Na(+)/H(+) antiporter subunit B, translated as MKWIYIAAGIALYIKMLVLPNSAPKLLDFSIVESIVKDGGIPNAVTVIILRNRLYDTIFEVIVFTIAIMGAYFLLANERPSCAIYRFTDKPSIVLARLGATITSLVSIELAIRGHLTPGGGFAAGVAGGTAIGLVAITSSPERMEAIYKRWHAATWEKISVLVFIILAVITLSGLELPHGEMGALFSGGVIPLLNILVAIKVALGSWAAILVFIRYRGLL; from the coding sequence ATGAAATGGATCTACATTGCCGCCGGGATAGCGCTGTATATAAAAATGCTCGTCCTGCCGAATTCCGCACCAAAACTGCTGGATTTCTCTATCGTGGAATCGATAGTTAAAGATGGTGGTATACCCAATGCCGTGACAGTCATCATTCTCAGAAATCGGTTGTATGACACTATATTCGAGGTAATAGTATTTACAATCGCCATCATGGGCGCTTATTTCTTGCTGGCTAATGAAAGGCCATCCTGCGCCATCTATCGTTTCACAGATAAACCATCAATTGTGCTAGCGCGTTTGGGAGCAACAATTACCTCTTTGGTGAGTATTGAGTTGGCTATTCGCGGACATTTAACTCCTGGTGGTGGCTTTGCGGCTGGTGTGGCCGGTGGGACGGCAATCGGCCTTGTAGCCATTACCTCATCACCAGAGCGGATGGAAGCGATTTACAAGCGTTGGCACGCCGCCACCTGGGAAAAGATTTCAGTTTTAGTCTTCATCATCCTGGCAGTAATAACTTTGTCCGGATTAGAATTACCCCACGGAGAGATGGGCGCTCTTTTCAGTGGTGGGGTAATACCATTACTGAATATCCTAGTAGCAATCAAAGTTGCATTGGGTTCCTGGGCAGCTATTTTGGTGTTTATTCGTTATCGCGGATTGTTGTAA
- the trmB gene encoding tRNA (guanosine(46)-N7)-methyltransferase TrmB, whose protein sequence is MPFVRVRQHVNPLAQKYLTPANPLEWEKAYSTPHQPLHLDIGCARGRFVLQMAQVEPNWNFLGLEIRESLVIEANQFRSQLGLTNLHYLYCNANNSLQPLLSSLPTGILQRVTIQFPDPWFKTRHAKRRVVQPELVQDIANYLAVGGVVFLQSDMEFVAVEMCDRFAANPAFKKVGTGEWLTENPLPVATERETTTQNRGEPVYRALFERSS, encoded by the coding sequence TTGCCATTTGTTCGCGTCCGTCAGCACGTCAACCCACTAGCGCAAAAATATCTCACCCCAGCCAATCCTCTGGAATGGGAAAAAGCTTATAGCACTCCGCACCAACCGCTACACCTGGATATTGGTTGTGCTAGGGGTAGATTTGTGTTGCAAATGGCGCAGGTAGAACCCAATTGGAATTTCCTGGGGTTAGAAATTAGAGAATCTTTGGTAATAGAGGCAAATCAGTTTCGTTCTCAGTTGGGTTTAACCAACCTCCACTATTTATATTGCAACGCCAATAATTCACTACAGCCCCTATTATCCTCTTTGCCTACAGGGATTTTACAGCGTGTGACCATTCAATTCCCTGACCCTTGGTTTAAAACTCGCCACGCTAAACGCCGTGTAGTCCAACCAGAGTTAGTTCAAGATATAGCTAATTATTTGGCCGTGGGCGGCGTGGTATTTTTGCAATCAGATATGGAATTTGTGGCTGTGGAAATGTGCGATCGCTTTGCTGCTAATCCAGCTTTTAAGAAAGTTGGCACAGGAGAATGGTTAACCGAAAATCCCCTCCCAGTGGCTACAGAGAGAGAAACCACAACCCAGAATCGGGGAGAACCAGTTTATCGGGCTTTGTTTGAGAGAAGCAGTTAA